tTACAAAATCTCTATTTAAAAGGCATTTGGTTTgtatattttgatacaaaaagttACACATATATCTTAAATAACTATACTATTTAAAATACTCAAGGACCTTTGGCATCGAACGACTAAATCCCCAAGAAATTGAACAGCATGTTTTACATTTATTACCATCAAAAATTGGAATAGATGAATCCAGGAGTGCCACTTATGGTTGCAATTTGGCATGCTTTAATTTGAAATATCAAAGTCAACCAAAGAACAATATTTACATTTGAGATAATTTATTATATTATACTCAATAATTATGAAATGAAAATCTAcaacatacaaattaaaaatacatgctCCCTTGGGGATTGACAGGACCCTTGAAGTTCAGCTGTATTTGTCTGAACTAAACTGCTCATATGCACTGGAGGATGTGAGGATGATCCCTGGTGCTTTAGAATTCACATCTGAATTTCCAGAATCTTCAGAGACTCGTCGTcaagagaaaacaacaaaaaagcatggCTGCTATATAATACATGACTCTGAATTAATTACTAGCAAAATGAATGAATTCTTAGTTCAGAGGTAAGATTTTGGTATTTGTGAGTTTACTGGTTTCTATTCACCATTTAAGAACATATTTTATTAGTAGTATTGTCTTTATTCTTGAGGaacagtttcttttaaatttagttCTGAGTTGCTACTTCTTGAAATCTTTACATAGCATTGTGTGTTAAACCTGTGATTTGAAGTAAAAGTatgtcattgaaaatatttttaaaagaaaaaatccaagAGGAGGAAGATGGCTGGGGAGCAATTGCAGGAGAAAAGAGAAGGTGGGAAGAGTCATTACACTCCTAAATCTGCATTGTGGAAAATATGAAATGTATTcacgtctttaaaaaaatgataaacatcTAAAGTTGCACCTGCATTGACAAAGTAGCTGAGAAACACAAATGGTTACCAAATAATTCATGTGAATTGGTTTCCATTTTCAAGTTactgttgaatacagatgtaatGCAGATTaaaagatttatcatttattCTCACCCATAATTTAAGAACCTCAAATAGATTTTTGCCCAACTAAAAATCAGTATCCAATTATAATAATATGTTCATGGGATTTGAATTGTTTTTATACATTGTTAgtaaatgtttcttctttttaaatactgGTCTGAATCCATTACACCATACTCTCCAAATGATCTGAACAAAGATAAGGAGATAAATGTGAACAAGGCCACATTAGACTCAAATCACTGAGGTAActgcagttttttgtttgtttattttttgttaaaactttttatttggaaggcagagatacagaggaagatggaGACAACAAGAGGGAGAGCatcttagttcactccccaaaaggctgctgaaaccaggagccaggaacatcatctGAGTTTCTCATGTGTGTGTAAGGGACCCACTCCAGCTTTCTTTCCTAAGAACATGAACaaggaaatggatcagaagtggaatagccaggacttgaactggtgctcttacAGAATACCAGACCATTGCACATAACTGcttaacctgttataccacaacAATGGCTGCTGAGTAAACTATGTTGATggtaatattatttcattttatactgTTCCAGTTAGAAAagactgctatgacaaaaaaattatttaaacaatGATTCAATTATGCTCTAGATGTACAATTGCAAAAAGATTTTCAAGTGATTCTTTTGTGATTTGAAACATGTTCAAACTATTTTCACAGGAAGTATTAAAAACAGTTACTAACTTTACGATAACCTCATTCATAACTTTAATTTCCAATTCATTTCTGATTCTTATATTTCTCCTTTAAAAGGTGGTCTTGGGGTAGGCACATAGCCTAGCATTTCAAGGTAGCaccccacaccagagtgcctggatGACATTTCCTGTCTCCAACTTGCTTCTAATGCACACCCTGTTGGACAGTGGTAatagctcaagcatttgggttcctatcaaccagatggaagacctgcatTAAGTCCCAGTGTCCTAGCTTCAGCCCAGAccactgcatggatttcagagcAAACTAGTCAACAGAAGCATGCActtcccatctctctgcctctcaatacaAATTATTGCAATTTTGAACTATGCAACTAGGCATCTCTGTTATGCATTGGGTGTCACAAAACTGAATGGCCTACAGCTATTATCCCCAAATTAAATGTATACAAGGCTATGGCATAATTAGCATGTAATTTCATTGAAATTATGGCTATTAAGGGCAAGGACTGACTGCAGTTCATAGTATAAGTCTACTATTTCCTGTGCAATTTTAGGTAACTTAGTTAATGTTTTAATATTCAAATTCTCTACCTATACAATGGAAATAAAAGCATTAAATATTATATCACAGCCTTTAAAAATGAACTCGCTCTGAAACTTTGAATCTTGTGCCGTAACTTAGAAATCATTTAATAAATGTGAGATATTGCTCAAATCTCCATTTCATAGAATGATTTTACCCGTTTCACATTTAACTCCTTTGTTTCATTCCTTTTGTTATTGTCCTATAGCTCAACATTTTGAAGCTCTAGATTAAAATCCATTTAGAAATATTGTATAAATTTAAATGAAACGGCGTTTGGTGCAGTACTTAGGTGTTCCGTGGGGTACTGTACCCCATTGTATAGTGGTTATGGTGTGAGCTCTGCCTCCTCATCAGGTTCCAGTTTTCTATAATGAGCATGCAGGGAGGCAGTAGGcgatggctcaaggacctggctcccagctccccatCAGGGACATCCACACTGAAATCCTGACTCATGGTCTCAATCAGGACCAACCCCAGCTATTACTGGCACCTTAGGAACAAATCACTGCATGAAACATACTGCTGTCTCCtctctcattcaaataaaaataaattaaatcatacATACAGACAAATATACACAGTATTAAAGCCATTTTCTGGTATTTCTAATatcaacagtttttaaaatacaggaaagctcaatacaataaataagaatatataaaCCCTGGCActccagaataaaagaaaatactaatgcaaaataaatacacGTGATTCATCTGTTTACAATAACTTCCAAGCACATGCTAATAGAAATGAAACCTTGATGTCTCTACATCCATTGATACATTATTTTCACAGGTTGATTTCATCAGCACCTCTACTATCTCAGATTCGTGATGGATGAGAACCTCACTACAGTGTCAGAGTTCATCCTGCTGGGCTTAACAGATGATCCAATCCTACAAGTCATCCTCTTCATGCTCTTCCTATGCATCTACCTGGTGACTGTGTCTGGAAATCTCAGCACCATCATTCTTATCAGAATCTCTTCTCAGCTCCATCAGCCCATGTACTTCTTACTGAGCCACTTGGCTTTTGTTGACATGGGCATTTCATCTTCTGTTACACCCAACATGCTTGTAAACTTCTTGAGGAAGAGAAGCACAATATCTTACCATGGATGTGTCACACAGCTTGGCTCAGGAGCTTTCTTTGGAACATCTGATGCCAGCTTCTTAGCTACCATGGCATATGACCGCTTTGTGGCAATTTGTCACCCACTGCTCTATTCAACCAAAATGTCCACACAAGTTTGTGTCCAGTTACTTGTAATGGCTTATGTAGTTGGGTTTCTGAATGCCTCtactttcatattttctttcttctctttactCTTCTGTGGACCCAACAGAGTCAAtcactttttctgtgattttgCCCCTTTGGTTGAACTCTCCTGTTCTGATGTCAGTGTCCCAGCAGTTGTCCCCTCATTTACTGCTGGCCCCACCATTATAATTACAGTGTTTGTCATAGCTGTCTCCTACATCTACATCCTCATCACCATCCTGAAGATGCGCTCCCCTGAGGGACGTCGTAAGGCCTTCTCCACATGCACCTCCCACCTCACAGCAGTCACTCTGTTCTATGGGACCATTACCTTCATTTATGTGATGCCCAGGTCCAGCTACTCAACTGACCAGAACAAGGTAGTGTCTGTGTTCTACATGGTGGTGATCCCCATGTTGAATCCCCTCATTTATAGCCTCAGAAATAATGAGATTAAAGGAGCTCTGAAGAGACATCTTGGTAAGAAAGTATTGTCTTAGTGACGGTGGTGGATTCTGTAGATTTTGATGTAATAACATTACATGAATAGAGTTAAAGGAAGTTGAGTGGCTATACTTGGAATAAATGTGTACATATAAAATTACATAAAGTTGAATAAATTGAAGCAGACTTTCAGATATTGAATACTAAACTGTGTACCCACAGTGATATTATTAATAAGCTTAATTTATACTTCAGAGAAGAACGTTTTAAATGGCACATTGAAAATTATGTAAACCTTttgttatttcaaataaaattttctatcCTATGTTTGCATTTGCATGCTTACAATCTTTATTTTCAACAGCATCTTCTTTTAATCAAGGATAATAGCTATGGTTAGTATGACTGtgcattctgagatgaaatgaaaagtacaacataaaataaatttgctAGGGATATATTCCATCAAATGGGGTTCTGGGCATGATGAGTTTTTTTGGATCCttaccatttttttcttaaaaagatttatttatgttcaatggaatgtcagatatacaaaggggcagaaacacagagaggaagagctgccATTCGTTCAGTCACTCCGTAGTAGTTACAGCAGCTGGCGCTttgcaaatccaaagccaggctcaCAGAGCCTCTTTGGGGTATCACATGTGGATGCAGATTCCAAGTTCTTTcatcgtccttgactgctttccctggccacaagcagggaactggatgggaagcagggatgtcgggatatgaactggtgcccatatgagatccagggtgtgcaaggcaaggacttcagccacttagCTACTGTACCCGGCCGAAATCCttaatatgtttgtgtgtgtgcctggacTTTAAATCCAACTGGGAGATAGGGGGATCCTCAGAATAGGATAAGATGTACCTGACTAACCTGGGAATTCCTATATCAGATAGGAATAAAGACGTGATATCCTCTGAAGAAATGATCAAGTTTCCTGACATGGCACAAAACAAGTAGAAGAAATCTCTCGAGTGAATTCTTTGTGGTCAGACTCACCTCtagctgaggaaactgagggaTGCAGACAGTGCTGCTGCTGACAATCTTAGCATGTATTGTGCTGTGCAGATAACATACCAACATTCTGACAACCAgagaatttgtatttccctatCTCTTTTCTTTACCCAACTTCTCCCCATCCCTGTCCCTGTACTAGGTACTATCATTGGCTCAATTTGTGGATTCACAGCCTGAGCACTATTTATTTCTGTTCCCCACCTACAGTGTAACATTTAGATCAGTCTTGTAAATTCTAAGTTCAACAGTTGGCTATCACTTGTTGGCACCTTCTTTATAACACTCATTTTAAGTTTTCCCTTTTGCATTTTGATTTAAAGGCATCCTTGTGATAATTGACTTTATGTATCAGCTTGAATAGGGTACAATGTTTTGTTGATTGGTTCTGCAAGGGTCCAAATATTATTCTGATGTTGTTTTGTAGATGTGATTAATATGTATGTCAGCAGATATTAACTAAAGCAGATTATCCACCACAATGTGTGGCTTGTCTAATCACCCGAGGACCTTTAAAGACTGGGGTGCTCTTAAAAGTTAGGAGTCTACCTTCAGAGAAGTTTTGGACTTCAGTTTTGCAACATCATCTGTAGCTGGTATTTTTTAAGCTTACCTGCCCCATTACTTTTGGACTTGTCATCCCCCAAAATGCCCAGAACAAGGTCTTTTAAATTTCTCTCAAGCATGCTCTCTTTCTAAagacatggacacacacatgcTCATAACCATACACATGAAGGGAGTGTATATATGTGATGTTTATCTGAAGAACCTTGAGTAATGAAACCTAATCAGCTTTCCTTTCCTCATACAATATATCATTACATTCTCCATATACCAATGATAGCCATAAAGCTataaatatttgataattttCTACAGATTTTAGAATGAAAGCaacaactctttttttaaagatttatttatttttattgtaaaggcatatttacagagagatggaaagacagagaggaagatcttccattcactgcttcactccccaaatgctgcgaTGGtgatagctgagccaatccaaagccaggagacaagagccagagttttctctgagtctccaacactggtgcagggtcccaagaccttgggccatttaGTATcatgttcccaggccataagcaaagagctagatgggaagcggagcagccaggacacaaactggtaccagGTGCTTCCAAGGCAGGGGATGGGCcaatttagccattaagccagttcaaagcaaaaattcttttttttaaaatacattttattattgttattattattttataatatagtttcatattcccttatccccttcccagttccctcccccccctccagtttctctatatcattactaacatatagttattcacactcagtcttatgtccttcattgtgggtatagacaatggcagagtgtccagaatcctattgtcaaaatatagtaaacagttacattgtaaatccatctttgtctggaagcagaaatgcataccacactacatcctcacatctggatgttagtctccatttcgcagctactgtacatctccttaaatgaaaagtcatgattcaaaatcaacaatagaaagaaaagaagaaatttacaatgccatgaagttaaatgacatgttactagatatgacagtctccattacacaactactgtacatcccctaaaatgaaaagtcataatacaaaatcaacaataaaaagaaaaatagaaatttacaatgcctgatgttaaataacatgttactagatatggcagtctctattacacagctactatacatccccttaaatgaagagccacaaaacaaaatcaacatccgggagaagaaagaaattaacatcaagaagttaaataacatgctattaaatgactaatgtgtagctgaagaaatgaaaatcaagaaccttcttgaagaaaatgatgccactgcatgatctacgagtctaCATATaacaggaatgccaattaagctcacaggagacctctcacaggaaactctacaggcaagaagagaatggagtgacatattccagattctaaaagaaaaaaattgtcggcctaggataacatacccagcaaaactttcttttgtctttgaaaatgaaataaaattcttccacagtcaggaaaagctaaaagaatttgcctcttccaaacctgccctacaaatgatacttcaagaagttttcttgacagaaaagaggaatagcacccaccaaaaccaaaggcaatcgggaagaacatcccagtaaaatgacaacagaagactaaatcagtgaacaaagcAAAAATTCTTAGAAGTATCCTAAACCTTGCCAAATATGGCCATTTTCTTCACATCTCTCAGTTTTTTCTTCAAAGCACCAAAGTTATAACCAATCAATGGATCTTTGAAAACAGTAAACAGGCACACTCTGATTATCACTTCATCACTGCGGTATTACACTGCATGGTAACACCTCTTATGCTACAGATTCCAAAATAAGTGTTTCTTTTCTCATCCTCCTAGAAACCTTCTTCAAGCTCCAGACCAATTCAGAGATACCTTTATCCCTTTATAATGTTGTAGATATGTTCTTTAAACCCTCAGTGAAACTAAGTTCACATAATCAGTGTTTGTCCCCACCACAATTCTGGAACCTTCATTGTAGATAGGTACAAGAACttcaaatttctcattttcaCACAGTTCCTACATCATCATGAGTAGAAATGTGCATCTGATATGAATAACAAAATGATGATGACTAGTGAAAACTTTCCCTCCTGCTTGTATCACCATTTACACTGACTTTGGATCCTGACCATTGATCAGGTGCACACCTACCATttgttatttaatattttgtcAGGTCATGCTACAAATATAACCaaggtttttaaaaaaccatACATATTTTCACTTCAACTCCATTGGCCCTAAGGAAATTTAAGCATTTTAGAAGAGATATTCATTTACATGAAGACAGtaacatttcatatatatattatatatatgtgtgtatatatatatactatatatatatacacacagagagagagagagagcacagtaGTACTCACAAACtcgtttcatctgctggtttatttctcaagtgtctgcaataaccaggtttgggccaggcccaagtcaggaggcATAAATCCTGTTGAGGTCTTTTAAAATGGTGCCAGTACTTGGTACTTGGGTCACATTCTGCTGCTTGTGCAGTAAAGGGGAACATTAGCACATCAGCATTAACTGGGACTGGAAGTGCACTTTACAAACCAGCCCTTAGTTATGTAGTTTTGGGGTCACACAAAGTGGCTCAATTGACACTCCACAATGTTATCCTCCATCTCAAAGTATTGTATaagtattatattcttagaatataGTCTATGAACTACATTCAATCTGTTCTGCTTGTAATAATACCACATGAATCTGAGGATTGTTGAGAAATGTTTTTAATGATTCAGATTAGCATAAAGTATAACTGCCTATCTTAAATTGTGTTTTAACTTATCTTTATCTCTGTGCTATGGTAAAGGTTAAGCATTCCCCTGCAGCATCAGCACCCTATTTATggagcagttcaagtcctggctattcccccgctcatccacctccctactaatacatctgggaaaggaaCGGAAGATGGCCCTACTGCTTGAGCCCTTGcagaagacacagaggaaaatctgggttcctgacttcatcctAGCAAAGccctagcctttgcagccacctggggaatgaatccgtGGATTTTAAACTCCtttattaaaaagtaatttatttatttgattcacAGATTTATTTTGGTATATTTTAGAGAAAAACACTAG
The sequence above is a segment of the Ochotona princeps isolate mOchPri1 chromosome 4, mOchPri1.hap1, whole genome shotgun sequence genome. Coding sequences within it:
- the LOC131480197 gene encoding olfactory receptor 5P76-like, giving the protein MDENLTTVSEFILLGLTDDPILQVILFMLFLCIYLVTVSGNLSTIILIRISSQLHQPMYFLLSHLAFVDMGISSSVTPNMLVNFLRKRSTISYHGCVTQLGSGAFFGTSDASFLATMAYDRFVAICHPLLYSTKMSTQVCVQLLVMAYVVGFLNASTFIFSFFSLLFCGPNRVNHFFCDFAPLVELSCSDVSVPAVVPSFTAGPTIIITVFVIAVSYIYILITILKMRSPEGRRKAFSTCTSHLTAVTLFYGTITFIYVMPRSSYSTDQNKVVSVFYMVVIPMLNPLIYSLRNNEIKGALKRHLGKKVLS